From a region of the Paenibacillus lutimineralis genome:
- a CDS encoding 3'-5' exoribonuclease YhaM family protein: MTLIKEFVNQEEFIGYYLLKEVEVKLTNSTPPKNYLDIVLSDSSGEISAKLWDASEVDKETFFPMGLVKVRGVVQTYRERLQMKIIQMRPVKEEDGVKLTEFVRSAPIRAVDLIHTIQATIATISDAEIRSIVTYCVDKVEEKLMHYPAAKTHHHAYFAGLAYHMVRMLELGEFLCGQRTFLNPDMLRAGIILHDIAKPEEMVAQLGIVSEYSTAGKLLGHISMASNWITEAAIRLDIDLDSPKVMGLQHLVLSHHNLGEWGSPVQPQTAEAVALHHIDALDAKLQMVEDALNTTAEDEDWTPLIRGLENKGIHRLRV; this comes from the coding sequence ATGACATTAATTAAAGAATTTGTAAATCAAGAGGAATTCATCGGTTATTATTTACTGAAGGAAGTAGAAGTTAAATTAACGAATAGTACGCCTCCCAAAAATTATTTGGATATCGTGCTGAGCGACTCCAGTGGAGAAATCTCTGCTAAATTATGGGATGCTTCAGAGGTTGATAAAGAGACCTTCTTCCCAATGGGGCTCGTAAAGGTACGCGGTGTTGTACAAACTTATCGGGAGCGGCTGCAAATGAAGATCATCCAGATGCGTCCGGTCAAAGAAGAAGATGGAGTGAAGTTGACGGAGTTCGTCCGTTCCGCTCCGATTCGGGCGGTGGACTTGATCCATACGATCCAGGCGACGATCGCTACTATATCGGATGCGGAGATCCGCAGCATCGTAACTTATTGTGTTGATAAAGTGGAAGAGAAGCTGATGCATTATCCGGCTGCGAAGACGCATCATCATGCCTATTTTGCCGGCCTTGCCTATCACATGGTCAGGATGCTGGAGCTTGGTGAGTTTCTCTGTGGGCAGCGTACATTTCTGAATCCAGATATGCTCCGGGCGGGAATTATATTGCACGATATTGCCAAACCCGAAGAGATGGTAGCACAGCTCGGCATTGTGTCCGAATATAGCACGGCAGGCAAGCTGCTAGGCCATATCTCAATGGCGTCCAACTGGATTACAGAGGCGGCGATCCGGCTTGATATTGACCTGGATTCACCGAAGGTGATGGGACTGCAGCATCTGGTGCTCTCACATCATAACTTGGGCGAGTGGGGTAGTCCGGTACAGCCGCAGACGGCGGAAGCGGTGGCCTTGCACCATATCGATGCACTTGATGCGAAGCTGCAGATGGTGGAAGATGCATTGAACACAACCGCGGAGGATGAGGATTGGACCCCACTTATTCGTGGTCTCGAGAACAAGGGAATTCATCGTTTGCGGGTATAA